A genomic window from Verrucomicrobiia bacterium includes:
- a CDS encoding glycosyltransferase family 4 protein: MNSTSISSPPKTRNFIVATPQRSPCDPYARALENFGMLRFLALGTRNGIVGVPPERTRLKPAIGLVSYIGARTLSSFHGESFRYRLHPWFDHWIKSQLQPGDHLISSYSYTNKSFRWARRNGGRTFLDAGNSHIDHFWEIISEEHRRWNYPQTPVGRHFYERARITVAEADLVLAPSNYVRQSFLDRGFKPEKVLKTIYPIDLSVFQPAPTPRPKDRPLTVINTGSLSLRKGTPYLLEAFKIVQRRHPSARLLLTHIIQDDVRAVMDKYRDLPIEWSPSLPHAQLVERLRSADVFVLPSLEEGLVRTALEAIACGLPAILTPHCGSNDFIRPGENGEVVPIRDAQATADAILKWADIVMADPAPPRRRISDYELSFDYFQTLFHDNLQRLGLL; encoded by the coding sequence TTGAACTCGACCTCTATTTCTTCACCGCCAAAAACTCGCAACTTCATCGTCGCCACGCCGCAGCGTTCGCCGTGCGACCCCTACGCGCGCGCCCTGGAAAATTTCGGCATGCTTCGGTTTCTCGCGCTCGGCACGCGCAATGGCATCGTCGGCGTTCCCCCTGAACGCACGCGGCTCAAGCCCGCCATCGGCCTTGTCAGTTACATCGGCGCCCGCACCCTCAGTTCTTTTCACGGGGAATCGTTTCGCTATCGCCTCCATCCCTGGTTCGATCACTGGATAAAGTCCCAACTCCAGCCCGGCGACCACCTCATTTCCAGCTACTCTTATACGAACAAATCTTTTCGTTGGGCGCGCCGGAACGGCGGTCGAACTTTTCTCGACGCCGGCAATTCGCACATTGATCATTTTTGGGAAATCATTTCCGAAGAACATCGCCGCTGGAATTATCCGCAGACTCCCGTCGGCCGCCATTTTTACGAACGCGCCCGCATCACCGTCGCCGAAGCCGACCTCGTGCTCGCCCCCAGCAATTACGTCCGCCAATCCTTTCTGGACCGCGGTTTCAAACCGGAAAAAGTCCTCAAGACCATCTATCCGATTGATCTCTCCGTGTTCCAACCCGCCCCGACTCCGCGTCCGAAAGACCGCCCCCTCACGGTCATCAACACCGGCAGCCTCTCGCTGCGCAAAGGCACGCCCTACCTGCTCGAAGCCTTTAAAATCGTCCAGCGCCGCCATCCTTCCGCGCGCCTGCTGCTCACGCACATCATTCAGGATGACGTTCGCGCCGTGATGGACAAGTATCGCGATCTGCCCATCGAATGGTCGCCGTCACTCCCGCACGCGCAACTCGTCGAGCGCCTTCGCAGCGCGGATGTCTTCGTGCTGCCCTCGCTTGAGGAAGGTCTCGTGCGCACCGCGCTCGAAGCCATCGCCTGCGGCCTTCCCGCCATCCTCACGCCGCACTGCGGCTCCAATGACTTCATCCGTCCGGGAGAAAATGGCGAAGTCGTTCCCATCCGCGATGCTCAAGCCACCGCCGACGCCATTTTGAAATGGGCGGATATTGTGATGGCCGATCCCGCGCCGCCGCGCCGCCGCATTTCCGACTACGAACTCTCCTTCGATTATTTCCAAACCCTCTTCCACGACAACCTGCAACGGCTCGGCTTGCTCTGA
- a CDS encoding efflux transporter outer membrane subunit produces the protein MITYSPFWKKCAAGGWGISSLPAVGLFLVFLISGCAVGPNYQRPKVYSPPSFRGETQTGTNSFGDLPWWEVFHDPALQNLVRTAFTNNYDLRVAVSRVEQAQALVTEARSQLFPQVGYGGVGGRGKNVGANNTPSPTGTTGSIFAADVSASWEIDLWGRIRRMTESARAQYFASQDARRDVLTSLIGQVAQDYFQLLAFDRELAIAKDTTNSFGDSLKIFTERLNGGVASKLETSSAEALMDSAAATIPELERQIVMQENQLSVLLGTNPGPIIRGDASLGDQLPPEVPAGMPSTLLERRPDIREAEQQLRSANALVGVAQADFLPDLSLSGLFGRVSPDLAVFTGGGATAWSAAASLTGPIFEGGRLTAELKRTKAFRDETALQYQGAVLYAFQEVSDSLVSRDKLAEERTQQERAVAAYQEAVATAMKRYKLGNASYYEVLQEQQLLFPAQNALVQTQVNQLLSIVQLYRALGGGWQQEEKKK, from the coding sequence ATGATCACGTATTCACCATTTTGGAAAAAGTGCGCCGCGGGCGGCTGGGGAATTTCTTCGCTTCCGGCGGTCGGGCTGTTTTTGGTATTCCTGATTTCGGGTTGCGCGGTCGGGCCGAATTATCAACGGCCCAAAGTTTATTCTCCGCCAAGCTTTCGCGGTGAGACGCAAACGGGCACCAATTCGTTTGGCGATCTGCCGTGGTGGGAAGTTTTTCACGATCCGGCGCTGCAAAACCTAGTCCGCACCGCGTTCACGAACAATTACGATTTGCGCGTCGCCGTCTCGCGAGTGGAACAGGCGCAGGCGTTGGTCACCGAGGCGCGCTCGCAGCTTTTTCCACAGGTGGGTTATGGCGGCGTCGGTGGGCGCGGAAAAAATGTGGGCGCGAACAATACGCCTTCGCCGACGGGCACGACGGGCAGCATTTTTGCGGCGGATGTTAGCGCGTCGTGGGAAATTGATTTGTGGGGCCGCATCCGGCGCATGACGGAATCGGCGCGGGCGCAATATTTCGCGAGCCAGGACGCGCGGCGTGACGTGCTGACCTCGCTGATCGGGCAGGTCGCTCAGGATTATTTTCAACTGCTCGCATTCGATCGCGAATTGGCCATCGCCAAGGACACCACGAATTCCTTCGGCGACAGTTTGAAAATTTTTACCGAGCGATTGAATGGCGGTGTCGCTTCAAAATTGGAAACGTCATCGGCGGAGGCGTTGATGGATTCCGCCGCGGCCACGATTCCCGAATTGGAACGCCAAATCGTCATGCAGGAAAATCAACTGAGCGTTTTGCTGGGCACGAATCCGGGCCCGATCATTCGCGGCGACGCTTCGCTCGGCGACCAGTTGCCGCCGGAAGTTCCGGCGGGGATGCCTTCGACCTTGCTGGAACGCCGGCCCGATATTCGCGAGGCAGAACAGCAACTGCGTTCGGCCAACGCGCTCGTCGGTGTCGCGCAGGCGGATTTTCTGCCGGACTTGAGCCTGAGCGGTTTGTTCGGGCGCGTGAGTCCTGATCTCGCAGTTTTCACGGGCGGCGGCGCGACGGCGTGGAGCGCGGCGGCGAGTTTGACGGGGCCGATTTTTGAAGGCGGACGGCTTACGGCGGAATTGAAACGCACGAAAGCTTTTCGCGATGAGACCGCATTGCAATATCAGGGCGCGGTGCTTTACGCGTTTCAGGAAGTTTCGGATTCGCTGGTCTCGCGCGATAAACTTGCGGAGGAACGCACCCAGCAGGAACGCGCGGTGGCGGCGTATCAAGAAGCGGTGGCGACGGCGATGAAGCGTTACAAATTGGGCAACGCGAGTTACTACGAAGTGTTGCAGGAACAGCAGTTGCTTTTTCCGGCGCAGAACGCCCTGGTGCAAACGCAGGTGAACCAGCTTCTCAGCATCGTGCAACTGTATCGCGCGCTCGGCGGCGGCTGGCAGCAGGAAGAAAAGAAAAAGTAA